The following proteins are encoded in a genomic region of Coffea eugenioides isolate CCC68of chromosome 6, Ceug_1.0, whole genome shotgun sequence:
- the LOC113775677 gene encoding heat stress transcription factor B-3 — MMMEPECEKSLLEYVRKSSPPPFLLKTYMLVEDPSTDEVISWNTEGTAFVVWQPAEFARDLLPTLFKHSNFSSFVRQLNTYGFRKVATARWEFSNDMFRKGERDLLCEIRRRKAWTNKSHSNNNKGQQSHHHHQAAAAAAAPTKDQSDEDQSQRSSSTSSSSDQYTVLIDENKRLKRENGVLSTELSTMKKKCKELLDLVAVYADQAGEKNDGSIVDNDEFDERPKLFGVRLEVQGEIERKRKFAEISRNAQVFLFQSCK, encoded by the exons ATGATGATGGAGCCTGAATGTGAGAAGAGTTTGCTTGAATATGTGAGGAAGTCTTCACCTCCACCTTTCCTGTTGAAAACCTACATGCTTGTTGAAGATCCCTCCACCGATGAAGTTATCTCGTGGAACACGGAGGGAACGGCTTTTGTCGTCTGGCAGCCGGCGGAGTTCGCCAGAGACTTGCTCCCGACGCTCTTCAAACACAGCAACTTCTCTAGCTTTGTCCGGCAGCTCAATACTTAT GGTTTTCGCAAAGTTGCAACGGCCCGGTGGGAGTTCAGCAACGACATGTTTCGCAAAGGCGAAAGGGATCTGCTCTGCGAAATCCGTCGAAGAAAAGCATGGACTAACAAGTCACATTCTAATAATAATAAGGGACAACAaagtcatcatcatcatcaagcAGCTGCAGCTGCAGCTGCACCAACAAAAGATCAATCCGATGAAGACCAAAGCCAAAGGTCATCATCAACTTCATCATCGTCAGATCAGTACACTGTCCTCATTGATGAGAATAAACGACTTAAGAGGGAGAATGGAGTCTTGAGCACTGAACTTTCTAccatgaagaagaaatgcaaggAGTTGCTTGATTTGGTGGCCGTGTATGCTGACCAGGCTGGGGAGAAGAATGATGGCTCTATTGTTGATAATGATGAGTTTGATGAGAGGCCAAAACTTTTTGGTGTGAGATTGGAAGTTCAAGGAGAGATAGAGAGGAAGAGAAAGTTTGCTGAGATTAGTAGAAATGCTCAAGTTTTTCTGTTTCAATCGTGCAAATAA